One genomic segment of Panicum virgatum strain AP13 chromosome 2N, P.virgatum_v5, whole genome shotgun sequence includes these proteins:
- the LOC120662565 gene encoding uncharacterized protein LOC120662565, with translation MGLNYMSLLTPSKAPFYSIVSGNSSTSIGSVTLPVTFGTEQTFRTEYIKFEVADFESSYHAILGRPALARFMAVPHYVYLLLKIPGNTGVLSLLGDLLKSFECDKEAIDHAATIRVSSSVSEILAAAKELSLNKDSTPSKKSSQSSVKPTGNVGTKTIQLQEEDDSKTAIIRAGLDDK, from the coding sequence atgggcctcaactacatgagcCTACTGACTCCAAGCAAGGCCCCATTCTACAGCATTGTTTCCGGAAATTCTTCTACATCGATTGGCTCGGTCACCCTCCCGGTCACATTCGGTACAGAACAAACCTTCCGGACGGAgtacatcaagttcgaagtagccgacttcgaatcttcctaccacgCCATACTGGGAAGACCTGCGCTGGCCAGGTTCATGGCAGTACCGCATTAtgtgtacctgctcctcaagataccaggcaacacaggagtacTCTCCCTACTAGGAGACCTCCTCAAATCCTTTGAGTGCGataaggaagcaatagatcatgctgccacaatcCGAGTTTctagctctgtcagcgaaatactcGCTGCagctaaggaactctcactcaacaaGGACTCAACGCCATCCAAGAAATCAAgccagtcgtcggttaaaccaaccggcaatgtgggcaccaagactatacAGCTACAAGAGGAAGATGACTCCAAAACTGCTATCATCAGAGCTGGCTTggacgacaaatag